From Flavobacterium sp. 102, a single genomic window includes:
- a CDS encoding oxidoreductase translates to MKKSFCISLFFFLFILSKVNSQTFQSVTIDTILNDKISIRAITIIEDKVYFSGDKSRIGYVQTPKREGEIDKTIVTDTLQYEYRSLATNGKYFFALSIGNPAKLYKFSKNLMDKTLVYQEKNERVFYDSMQFWNENEGIAIGNPTADCLSVIITRDGGNTWRKTDCENLPLIVDGEAAFAASNTNIVLKGNNVWIVSGGKKSRVFHSPNKGKTWQVYETPIVQGESMTGIFTADFYDEKIGFIAGGNYEKPTQNFQNKAITTDGGKTWSLIGENMGFGYTSCVQFVPKSNGKGIVSVGASGLYYSADSGNSWKQFSTDATLYTIRFSDEDTAFAAGKNKIIKIEFKK, encoded by the coding sequence ATGAAAAAGTCATTTTGTATATCGTTATTTTTTTTTCTTTTTATACTTTCCAAAGTAAATTCACAAACGTTTCAATCGGTTACTATCGATACTATTTTGAATGATAAAATTAGTATCAGGGCGATAACAATTATTGAGGATAAAGTATATTTCTCCGGTGATAAAAGTAGAATTGGTTATGTTCAAACGCCTAAAAGAGAAGGAGAAATTGATAAAACAATTGTTACCGACACTTTGCAATATGAATACAGAAGTTTGGCGACTAATGGTAAATATTTCTTTGCTTTGTCTATCGGAAATCCGGCCAAATTGTACAAGTTTTCAAAGAATTTAATGGATAAAACGCTTGTTTATCAGGAAAAAAACGAAAGAGTTTTCTACGACAGTATGCAATTTTGGAATGAAAATGAAGGTATTGCTATAGGTAATCCAACGGCTGATTGTTTGTCGGTTATTATCACTCGTGATGGTGGCAATACTTGGAGGAAAACAGATTGTGAAAACTTGCCTTTAATAGTAGATGGTGAAGCAGCATTCGCAGCCAGTAACACCAATATTGTTCTAAAAGGGAATAACGTTTGGATAGTTTCCGGCGGAAAGAAATCCAGGGTTTTCCATTCTCCTAATAAAGGGAAAACTTGGCAAGTGTATGAAACACCTATCGTTCAAGGAGAATCTATGACCGGAATTTTCACCGCTGATTTCTATGATGAAAAGATTGGATTTATCGCCGGGGGCAATTATGAAAAACCAACCCAAAACTTTCAAAACAAAGCAATCACCACAGATGGTGGAAAAACTTGGAGTTTGATAGGGGAAAACATGGGTTTTGGGTATACTTCTTGTGTGCAATTTGTACCAAAATCAAATGGTAAAGGAATAGTTTCAGTAGGCGCAAGTGGTTTGTATTATTCTGCCGATAGCGGAAATAGTTGGAAACAATTCTCAACTGATGCAACTTTATACACAATAAGATTTTCGGATGAAGACACTGCTTTTGCAGCCGGAAAGAACAAAATTATCAAAATTGAGTTCAAAAAATAA
- a CDS encoding amidohydrolase family protein — MYKKLSFLLVALTFNITNAQETAKTDKETPKWDVAKPGDSFNYKTQNFTTSEGTWMNLDVSPDGTTIVFDMLGDIYSLPISGGKAKVLRSGIPFEIQPRFSPDGKKIAFTSDAGGGDNLWVMNADGTNAQQVSKEDFRLMSNPAWMPDGNYIVGRKNFTSQRSAGAGEMWQYHISGGSGVQLTKRKNDQQDVNEPNISRDGKYLYFSEDMYPGGFFQYNKDPHNEIYVIKRYEFETGKLETITGGPGGAARPQVSPDGKKLAYIKRVGTSTVLYLHDLETGEEWPVFDKLDKDQQTAWALFGVYPNFNWLPNNEDIVIWFGGKINKINTKTSTATNIPFTADVAIDVADRLHFNTLISDNDFTVKMIRDAVTSPDGKTMAFRALGYIWTKTLPNGTPKRLTNGADFEAEPTFTADSKNVIYVTWNDTELGSIRKVGLDGKNSVKLSSEKGIFRTPSLSPDGKTIVYRKEAGNLDQGMAFSKKSGIYTISVTGGTTKFITENGQYPLFTKDGNRIFYQTGGVFFGSLTKELKSVDLTGNDERTHIKSKYANRLVPSPDNQWIAFMHLHKAYVAPLNMNGQEIDLDNKSTVVPVSELTKDAGINLHWATNSQKIMWTLGDSYFVNELKDRFTFLPGSPEKVEKPTDNAIKIGLTSKVDKPKGKIALTNARIITMDGDKVIEKGTIIINQNRIESVGNANDVSVPADARVYDLSGKTLMPGMVDAHAHVGAFRYGLTTQQNWQFYANLAFGVTTSHDPSSNTESIFTLSEMVKSGAMVGPRIYSTGFILYGADGDFKALVNNLDDARSSIKRTKAFGALSVKSYNQPRRDQRQQVLQAAREEGINVVPEGGSNFFHNMTMVIDGHTGVEHNIPVTPVYKDVLELWGKSSVGYTPTLIVNYGGLNAEYYWYQKTNVYENKKLLQFTPRSIIDSRSRFRTMAPDEEYENDHILTSKTAKKLADSGVKVNMGAHGQLQGLGAHWELWSINQGGMSNLETLKTATINAANYIGAGKDIGSIENGKLADILVLDKNPLDDIQNSATLRYTIANGRMYNSETMNEEGNEPKTRKAFYWENNKYNAAFPWHEETESFMEHHCCDAVHN, encoded by the coding sequence ATGTATAAAAAACTCTCTTTTTTACTCGTTGCCCTAACTTTCAATATTACCAACGCTCAAGAAACAGCAAAAACAGATAAAGAAACACCCAAATGGGATGTTGCCAAACCCGGTGACAGTTTTAACTATAAAACCCAAAACTTCACTACTTCCGAAGGCACGTGGATGAACTTAGATGTCAGCCCTGACGGAACGACTATTGTTTTCGATATGCTAGGTGATATTTATAGCCTACCAATTTCAGGTGGCAAAGCCAAAGTGTTGCGCTCCGGAATTCCTTTCGAAATCCAACCGCGTTTTAGTCCGGACGGAAAAAAAATTGCTTTTACCAGCGATGCCGGTGGCGGCGATAACCTTTGGGTGATGAATGCCGATGGTACCAATGCCCAACAGGTTTCTAAAGAAGATTTCCGATTAATGAGCAATCCGGCTTGGATGCCTGACGGGAATTATATTGTGGGCAGAAAGAATTTTACTTCACAACGCTCTGCCGGTGCCGGAGAAATGTGGCAATACCATATCAGTGGCGGAAGCGGTGTACAATTAACCAAACGCAAAAATGACCAACAAGACGTAAACGAACCCAATATTTCAAGAGATGGAAAGTACTTATACTTCAGCGAAGACATGTATCCCGGCGGTTTTTTCCAATACAACAAAGATCCGCACAATGAAATCTATGTCATCAAACGTTACGAATTTGAAACCGGAAAACTCGAAACCATCACCGGCGGACCGGGTGGCGCAGCTCGTCCGCAAGTGTCTCCTGACGGAAAAAAATTGGCTTATATCAAAAGAGTCGGAACGAGTACGGTTTTATATTTACACGATTTAGAAACAGGTGAAGAATGGCCGGTTTTTGACAAACTCGACAAAGACCAACAAACCGCTTGGGCATTGTTTGGGGTTTATCCTAACTTTAACTGGTTACCAAATAATGAAGATATCGTGATTTGGTTTGGCGGAAAAATCAATAAAATCAACACCAAAACATCAACCGCTACTAATATTCCGTTTACAGCAGATGTAGCTATTGACGTGGCAGACCGCCTGCATTTCAATACGCTGATTTCAGACAATGATTTTACCGTAAAAATGATACGCGATGCGGTAACTTCGCCTGATGGAAAGACCATGGCCTTTAGAGCTTTGGGGTACATTTGGACAAAAACATTACCCAACGGAACGCCAAAACGATTAACCAACGGCGCCGACTTTGAAGCCGAACCAACTTTCACTGCAGACAGCAAAAATGTTATTTATGTGACTTGGAATGATACCGAATTGGGTAGCATTCGAAAAGTAGGTTTAGATGGGAAAAATTCGGTGAAGTTAAGCTCGGAGAAAGGCATTTTCAGAACACCTTCCCTATCGCCTGACGGAAAAACTATTGTTTACAGAAAAGAAGCGGGCAACCTCGACCAAGGAATGGCTTTTTCTAAAAAATCGGGAATTTATACCATTAGCGTCACAGGTGGAACAACTAAATTTATTACCGAAAACGGTCAGTATCCTTTATTTACGAAAGATGGGAATCGTATTTTTTACCAAACCGGCGGTGTATTTTTTGGTAGTTTGACCAAAGAATTGAAAAGCGTGGATTTGACCGGAAATGACGAAAGAACACACATCAAATCAAAATATGCTAATCGTTTGGTTCCGAGTCCGGATAACCAATGGATTGCTTTTATGCATTTGCACAAAGCCTATGTGGCACCTTTAAACATGAACGGTCAAGAAATTGATTTGGACAATAAATCCACTGTTGTTCCTGTTTCAGAATTGACGAAAGATGCGGGAATCAATTTGCATTGGGCCACCAACAGTCAAAAAATAATGTGGACCTTAGGCGACAGTTATTTTGTAAACGAATTAAAAGACCGATTTACTTTCTTGCCTGGTTCGCCTGAAAAAGTGGAGAAACCAACGGATAACGCAATCAAAATTGGTTTAACTTCTAAAGTAGACAAACCAAAAGGTAAAATTGCCTTAACCAATGCTCGAATCATTACGATGGATGGCGATAAAGTAATTGAAAAAGGTACGATAATCATTAACCAAAACCGTATAGAATCCGTAGGAAATGCTAATGACGTTTCCGTTCCTGCCGATGCTCGTGTATATGACTTAAGCGGAAAAACCTTAATGCCCGGAATGGTCGATGCACACGCACACGTTGGCGCTTTCAGATACGGATTGACAACCCAACAAAACTGGCAGTTTTATGCTAATTTGGCTTTTGGTGTAACGACTTCTCATGATCCATCATCGAATACAGAGTCGATATTTACACTTTCAGAAATGGTAAAAAGTGGTGCGATGGTTGGTCCTCGAATTTACTCCACCGGTTTTATCCTTTATGGTGCTGATGGCGATTTTAAAGCCTTAGTCAATAATCTTGATGATGCTCGTTCGTCTATCAAACGCACGAAAGCTTTTGGTGCGTTATCTGTAAAAAGTTACAACCAACCGCGTCGTGACCAACGCCAACAAGTGTTGCAAGCGGCTCGTGAAGAAGGGATTAACGTAGTTCCTGAAGGCGGTTCTAATTTCTTTCACAACATGACGATGGTGATTGACGGACATACCGGCGTGGAGCACAATATTCCGGTAACACCGGTCTATAAAGATGTTTTGGAACTATGGGGCAAAAGTAGTGTTGGTTATACGCCTACGCTGATTGTCAACTATGGCGGATTGAATGCTGAATATTATTGGTACCAAAAAACCAATGTGTATGAAAACAAAAAACTATTGCAATTTACGCCAAGAAGTATCATTGATTCACGCTCTCGTTTCCGCACGATGGCGCCGGATGAAGAATATGAAAACGACCATATCCTAACTTCAAAAACAGCTAAAAAACTAGCGGATAGCGGTGTAAAAGTAAATATGGGCGCTCACGGACAATTACAAGGTTTAGGCGCACATTGGGAATTGTGGAGCATTAACCAAGGTGGCATGAGCAATCTGGAAACTTTGAAAACCGCTACCATCAATGCGGCCAATTATATCGGTGCCGGAAAAGACATTGGTTCCATTGAAAACGGCAAATTGGCGGATATTCTAGTCTTAGACAAAAATCCTTTAGACGATATTCAAAACTCGGCTACGTTACGTTATACGATCGCCAACGGCAGAATGTACAATTCAGAAACGATGAACGAAGAAGGCAACGAACCCAAAACCCGCAAAGCGTTCTATTGGGAAAACAACAAATACAACGCCGCTTTCCCTTGGCACGAAGAAACCGAAAGTTTTATGGAACATCATTGTTGTGATGCGGTTCATAATTAA
- a CDS encoding MazG nucleotide pyrophosphohydrolase domain-containing protein — translation MQKQINAVKEFHTAFGLGVSHEMKGHLGEQKNMLRFNLMKEENEEYLEAVQNNDLTEIADALGDMLYILCGTILEHGLQHKIEEVFDEIQRSNMSKLGEDGKPIYREDGKVMKGPNYFKPSFEEILR, via the coding sequence ATGCAAAAACAAATCAACGCAGTAAAAGAATTTCATACCGCCTTCGGATTGGGTGTAAGCCACGAAATGAAAGGCCATTTGGGCGAACAAAAGAACATGTTGCGCTTCAATTTGATGAAAGAAGAAAACGAAGAATACCTCGAAGCGGTTCAAAATAATGATTTAACTGAAATTGCGGATGCTTTAGGCGATATGCTTTACATTTTGTGCGGAACCATTTTAGAACACGGCCTGCAACACAAAATAGAAGAGGTCTTTGACGAAATCCAACGCAGTAATATGAGCAAATTAGGAGAAGATGGTAAACCAATTTATCGTGAAGACGGCAAAGTGATGAAAGGTCCGAATTATTTCAAACCGAGTTTTGAGGAAATATTGAGGTAG
- a CDS encoding class I SAM-dependent methyltransferase, giving the protein MKTKSELRGILFRHLDGITTVPVAYSLYKKGVLDYILQEQKVLLEELVQKFNANDGYLNVALRVLVSQGWLSQSFDNQNNEIIFSVNDNSELAFLLVSNYEGVFELLQFTEHFHPRKFEVEPFEMLNDLFQKYKTNFGIKLSEDEKVRSIQEQVLYHIEGNLVGPTIVMLGMTGMFHKYFMETSFRPEEFHKKPECFAVILDFLTHLDWFIKKGDHYQFTETGLFYAKRAAAYGVTVSYIPTLRKMDELLFGNASILRNVGEHEAELHVDREMNVWGSGGAHAEYFKIVDEIIIELFNRPIAEQPQGILDMGCGNGAFLEHIFDVIERQTKRGKMLDDHPLFLVGVDYNEAALKVTRANLIKADIWAKVIWGDIGRPQLLADTLTEDYNIDLKELLNVRTFLDHNRIWEEPKSKTPNRVSTSTGAFAHRGKRISNNDVEDNLLEHLLKWSPFVHKFGLLIIELHTIPPELTAENIGRTAATAYDATHGFSDQYIVEIDVLHKIAAEAGLFSDDKVFTRFPNSDLATVSVNLFKGKIA; this is encoded by the coding sequence ATGAAAACCAAAAGCGAACTTCGAGGCATTTTATTCAGGCATTTAGACGGTATTACAACAGTTCCGGTTGCCTATTCACTTTATAAAAAAGGAGTACTGGATTATATTTTGCAGGAGCAAAAAGTTTTATTGGAAGAGTTGGTACAAAAATTCAACGCCAATGATGGTTATTTGAATGTTGCACTTCGCGTATTGGTTTCACAAGGTTGGTTAAGTCAAAGTTTTGACAATCAAAATAATGAAATCATTTTTAGTGTAAACGATAATAGCGAACTGGCTTTTTTATTGGTTTCCAATTATGAAGGTGTTTTCGAGTTACTGCAATTTACAGAACATTTTCATCCGCGAAAATTTGAAGTAGAACCGTTTGAAATGCTCAATGATTTGTTCCAAAAATACAAGACGAACTTTGGCATAAAATTGTCAGAAGATGAAAAAGTGCGTTCCATTCAAGAGCAAGTTTTATATCATATCGAAGGGAATTTGGTTGGGCCAACCATCGTAATGCTTGGCATGACCGGAATGTTTCATAAGTATTTCATGGAAACCTCTTTCCGTCCGGAAGAGTTTCACAAGAAGCCGGAATGTTTTGCAGTAATTTTAGATTTTCTAACGCATTTGGATTGGTTTATCAAAAAAGGCGATCACTACCAATTCACTGAAACAGGTTTGTTTTATGCCAAAAGAGCCGCAGCTTATGGTGTAACGGTTTCTTATATTCCGACGTTGCGCAAAATGGACGAACTGCTTTTTGGGAACGCTTCGATTTTGCGAAATGTAGGCGAACACGAAGCTGAGTTGCATGTTGATCGTGAAATGAATGTTTGGGGAAGTGGCGGTGCGCATGCTGAATATTTTAAAATTGTAGACGAAATCATCATCGAATTATTCAACCGACCGATAGCTGAGCAACCTCAAGGCATTCTTGATATGGGTTGTGGCAACGGCGCTTTTTTGGAACATATTTTTGATGTGATTGAACGCCAAACGAAAAGAGGCAAAATGCTCGATGACCATCCGCTGTTTTTGGTTGGTGTCGATTATAATGAAGCCGCTTTGAAAGTCACTCGTGCCAATTTAATCAAAGCCGATATTTGGGCTAAAGTGATTTGGGGTGATATTGGTCGCCCACAATTATTAGCCGATACTTTAACAGAAGATTACAACATCGATTTAAAAGAATTGCTCAACGTGAGAACTTTTCTCGATCATAACCGCATTTGGGAAGAGCCAAAAAGCAAAACACCTAACCGAGTTAGCACATCAACCGGAGCGTTTGCCCATCGAGGAAAAAGAATCAGTAATAATGATGTCGAAGATAATTTATTGGAACACTTATTAAAATGGTCGCCGTTTGTGCATAAGTTTGGTTTACTAATAATCGAATTACATACGATTCCGCCTGAATTGACTGCAGAAAATATCGGAAGAACTGCCGCAACGGCTTACGATGCGACACATGGTTTTTCAGATCAATATATTGTAGAGATTGACGTTTTGCACAAAATTGCAGCTGAAGCCGGATTGTTTTCGGATGATAAAGTATTTACCCGATTCCCGAATTCTGATTTGGCAACGGTTAGTGTGAATCTTTTTAAAGGAAAAATTGCTTAA
- a CDS encoding transcriptional regulator, with the protein MRILKYIFLLVLLAFVGVTVYVATQKGDFEVSKSMVIHSPKSIVFDYVNDYKNWETFGSWMTKNHDITFNYPAKTMGAGANFSWQKDGDEGFIKTYFVKENDSLVQKGNFNGTTATIHMKFKDTVGGTKVTIHSKGKMDLLTKINTFFDGGMSNILTDAFEKSLRNLDKTLDYEMKTYSIKVNGIVQRSSGFCLKQTVSCKIKSLSKNIKIIMPKMVHFFKKNQLAMAGKPFVQYERYDVANDIVTFSVCVPTTKQVFVTSGSDVTSGEIVPFTCLKTTLTGDYSHTQEAWTKARKHIADNGFQENFAGKYTEVYTKTIDDIKQPSKWVTEIHIPVFPKTPVAEPTFVLPTTPAAEPAETTTSPTETP; encoded by the coding sequence ATGAGAATTCTAAAATATATATTCCTACTAGTATTATTAGCTTTTGTAGGCGTTACCGTTTATGTAGCAACGCAAAAAGGCGATTTTGAAGTATCCAAAAGTATGGTCATTCACAGTCCGAAAAGTATTGTTTTTGATTATGTCAATGATTATAAAAATTGGGAAACCTTTGGTTCTTGGATGACCAAAAATCATGACATTACTTTTAACTATCCTGCCAAAACCATGGGCGCAGGTGCTAATTTTTCTTGGCAAAAAGACGGCGATGAAGGTTTTATCAAAACTTATTTTGTTAAGGAAAATGACAGTTTGGTCCAAAAAGGGAATTTCAACGGTACGACTGCAACCATTCACATGAAATTTAAAGACACTGTCGGTGGTACCAAAGTAACCATTCACAGTAAAGGTAAAATGGATTTGTTGACCAAAATCAATACGTTTTTCGATGGCGGAATGTCTAATATTTTGACCGATGCTTTTGAAAAGAGTTTGAGAAATCTCGACAAGACTTTGGATTACGAAATGAAAACCTATTCCATCAAAGTCAATGGCATTGTACAACGTAGTTCAGGTTTTTGCCTAAAGCAAACCGTTTCCTGTAAAATTAAAAGCCTATCAAAAAACATCAAAATCATTATGCCGAAAATGGTACATTTCTTTAAGAAGAACCAATTGGCGATGGCCGGAAAACCTTTTGTACAATATGAACGCTATGATGTGGCAAATGATATCGTAACTTTTTCTGTTTGTGTACCAACCACAAAACAAGTATTTGTGACTTCGGGAAGCGATGTCACTTCGGGCGAAATTGTACCGTTTACTTGTTTGAAAACGACTTTGACCGGAGATTATTCGCATACACAAGAAGCTTGGACAAAAGCCAGAAAGCACATTGCAGACAATGGCTTCCAAGAAAACTTCGCCGGAAAATATACGGAGGTTTACACCAAAACTATTGACGACATCAAACAACCGTCGAAATGGGTAACAGAAATTCACATTCCGGTATTTCCGAAAACTCCGGTGGCGGAACCGACTTTTGTTTTGCCCACAACTCCGGCTGCAGAACCAGCAGAAACAACAACTAGTCCGACAGAAACACCATAA
- a CDS encoding KUP/HAK/KT family potassium transporter has translation MSSHNSSLHSKLSVGGLLVALGIIYGDIGTSPLYVMKAILGVHEISRDIVLGGISCVFWTLTLQTTIKYVIITLSADNHGEGGIFALFALVKRTKIKWLIVPAIIGGSALLADGIITPPISVSAAVEGINTFYEMETQTIQIIVICILFVLFTIQQFGSKLVGKFFAPMMLIWFSMLGILGALQIMNDFSVFNAINPYYAYELLQIHPEGFFVLGAVFLCTTGAEALYSDMGHCGRKNIRISWIFVKTMLLLNYFGQGAYLISHEGQTLEQLGGKDGNPFYLIMADWFQPIGVVIATLAAVIASQALISGSFTLINEAMRLNFWPKVKIKYPTELKGQLYIPSINWLLLLGCIGIVWYFEKSSAMEHAYGLAIVLCMIMTTILLNFYLIMKRVKWYIIGAIITAYLIIEFSFLAAILPKFIHGGFVTLIIASALIGVMATWYLAKQISKNYTKIVKIENYKKVLAELSVDLSIPKYATHLVYMTNSNRSDEIEEKVMYSILQKRPKRADLYWFIHVNILSEPYKKEYKVTEIIKDDIYRIDFYLGFREPTKINLMFKQVIKEMVVRGEVDITSRYESLNKNNIIGDFKFVLSEKFLSNDSDLTFFEKIVMNTYFLMKKLSLSEEKGFGLDSSSVKIEQFPLVIHAPEKIEMRRIERDCPEL, from the coding sequence ATGAGTTCGCATAATAGTAGTCTTCATAGCAAATTATCCGTTGGCGGATTATTAGTAGCATTAGGAATAATTTATGGAGACATCGGTACTTCGCCGCTCTATGTAATGAAAGCTATCCTTGGCGTTCATGAAATTTCAAGAGACATTGTTCTCGGTGGAATATCTTGTGTATTTTGGACGCTAACACTACAAACCACCATTAAATACGTAATCATAACCCTAAGTGCCGATAACCATGGTGAAGGTGGGATTTTTGCTTTGTTTGCGTTGGTTAAGAGAACCAAAATTAAATGGCTTATTGTTCCGGCGATTATTGGTGGTAGTGCGCTATTGGCTGACGGTATCATTACGCCGCCAATTTCTGTTTCGGCTGCAGTAGAAGGTATCAATACTTTTTATGAAATGGAAACCCAAACCATTCAAATTATTGTAATTTGTATTTTGTTTGTGTTGTTTACCATACAACAATTTGGTTCCAAATTAGTAGGGAAGTTTTTTGCCCCAATGATGCTGATTTGGTTTTCGATGTTGGGCATTTTAGGAGCATTACAAATCATGAATGACTTTTCTGTTTTCAATGCAATAAACCCTTATTATGCTTATGAATTACTTCAAATTCATCCTGAAGGCTTTTTTGTTTTGGGAGCTGTATTCCTTTGTACTACAGGAGCTGAGGCATTGTATTCGGATATGGGACATTGCGGACGAAAAAACATTCGCATCAGTTGGATTTTTGTAAAAACTATGTTATTGCTGAATTATTTTGGCCAAGGTGCCTATTTAATTAGCCATGAAGGCCAAACATTAGAACAATTAGGCGGAAAAGACGGAAATCCATTTTATCTCATTATGGCTGATTGGTTCCAACCTATCGGGGTAGTAATTGCGACACTAGCTGCAGTTATTGCTTCTCAAGCTTTAATCAGTGGTTCATTTACCTTAATTAATGAAGCCATGAGATTGAATTTCTGGCCAAAAGTAAAAATCAAATATCCTACGGAATTAAAAGGACAATTGTACATTCCTTCCATCAATTGGTTATTGCTTTTAGGTTGTATTGGCATCGTTTGGTACTTTGAAAAATCAAGCGCAATGGAACATGCCTATGGTCTAGCTATCGTACTTTGCATGATCATGACCACCATTTTATTGAATTTTTATTTAATTATGAAAAGGGTAAAATGGTACATCATTGGTGCCATTATTACAGCTTATCTCATAATTGAATTCAGTTTCTTGGCCGCCATTCTTCCAAAATTCATCCATGGTGGATTTGTAACCTTAATAATTGCTTCTGCTTTAATTGGTGTTATGGCGACTTGGTATTTGGCAAAACAAATTAGTAAAAACTACACTAAAATCGTTAAAATTGAAAACTACAAAAAGGTTTTAGCTGAATTGAGTGTTGATCTTTCGATTCCAAAATATGCTACGCATTTGGTTTACATGACCAATTCGAACCGAAGTGATGAAATTGAAGAAAAAGTGATGTACTCCATACTTCAAAAACGTCCTAAAAGAGCCGATTTGTATTGGTTTATTCACGTTAATATCTTAAGCGAACCCTACAAAAAAGAATACAAAGTTACCGAAATTATCAAAGATGACATCTACAGAATTGATTTCTACCTTGGTTTCCGTGAACCAACTAAGATTAATTTAATGTTCAAACAGGTTATCAAAGAAATGGTGGTACGTGGCGAAGTAGATATCACCAGTAGATATGAATCTTTGAACAAAAACAACATCATAGGTGATTTCAAGTTTGTGCTTTCTGAAAAATTCTTATCCAACGACAGCGATTTAACTTTCTTCGAAAAAATAGTTATGAATACCTATTTCCTTATGAAAAAACTCAGTTTGTCTGAAGAAAAAGGATTTGGTTTAGACAGTAGTTCGGTGAAAATTGAACAATTCCCACTGGTAATTCATGCGCCGGAAAAAATTGAAATGCGCAGAATTGAAAGAGATTGCCCTGAATTGTAG
- a CDS encoding RNA polymerase sigma factor, producing MQEEKDFIRELLDPKTQNVAFQKLLRDYQRPLYSHIRNIVLNHDDADDVLQNTFVKVFQHLKNFKGDSKLFSWMYRIATNEAITFINLKAKRNGTTSEAMQTKIVENLKADDYFDGNEIQIKLQKAIILLPEKQQLVFKMRYYEEIKYEEMSEILGTSVGALKASYHHAVKKIEDFMNTN from the coding sequence TTGCAAGAAGAAAAGGATTTTATTCGGGAATTATTAGATCCTAAAACGCAGAATGTTGCGTTTCAAAAACTCTTGCGGGATTACCAAAGGCCTTTGTACAGTCATATTCGCAACATTGTATTAAACCATGATGATGCCGATGATGTGTTGCAAAATACTTTTGTCAAAGTTTTTCAGCATCTCAAAAATTTCAAAGGCGATAGTAAATTGTTCTCTTGGATGTACCGAATTGCAACCAACGAAGCAATTACTTTCATCAATCTAAAGGCCAAACGCAACGGAACAACCAGCGAAGCCATGCAAACCAAAATAGTCGAAAATTTAAAAGCTGATGATTATTTTGATGGAAATGAAATCCAGATCAAGCTTCAAAAAGCCATCATTTTGTTGCCCGAAAAGCAGCAATTGGTTTTTAAAATGAGGTATTACGAAGAAATAAAATACGAAGAAATGTCGGAGATTTTAGGTACGTCGGTTGGTGCTTTGAAAGCATCTTACCATCATGCTGTGAAAAAAATTGAAGATTTTATGAATACCAATTAA
- a CDS encoding sensor of ECF-type sigma factor, translated as MKINKILIAILMLFSINSFAQGGRLLKEKKEQIKSMKVAYITNELSLTPDEAAKFWPLYNAFEEKQHEIRKQKLKGYMDRIDDESFDNLSEKEASTLLGQMESTEEELHQAKKKFVASLKGVISSVKILKLKKAEEGFNRKLLQQYRDKRPRR; from the coding sequence ATGAAAATCAACAAAATACTTATCGCAATACTTATGCTTTTTTCGATAAACTCCTTTGCTCAAGGCGGTCGTTTATTGAAAGAAAAGAAAGAACAAATTAAATCCATGAAAGTGGCTTACATCACCAATGAATTGTCTTTAACACCGGATGAAGCAGCTAAGTTCTGGCCATTATATAACGCTTTTGAAGAAAAGCAACACGAAATCAGAAAGCAAAAACTAAAAGGCTATATGGATCGAATTGATGATGAATCATTTGACAATTTATCTGAAAAAGAAGCTTCAACACTCTTGGGACAAATGGAAAGCACTGAAGAGGAATTGCATCAAGCAAAGAAAAAATTTGTAGCGAGTTTGAAAGGCGTAATTTCCTCCGTGAAAATTTTGAAACTCAAAAAAGCAGAAGAAGGTTTTAATCGGAAATTATTACAACAATACCGCGACAAAAGACCTAGAAGATAA